A DNA window from Suncus etruscus isolate mSunEtr1 chromosome 8, mSunEtr1.pri.cur, whole genome shotgun sequence contains the following coding sequences:
- the LOC126015960 gene encoding transcription initiation factor TFIID subunit 9-like, with product MAFPKNMPKDAEVVAQILKDMGVTDYEPRVINQLLEFAFRYVTTILEDAKVYSGHAKKATVDADDVRLAIQCQAEKSFTSPPPRAFLLDIARQRNQIPLPLIKLYSGPRLPPDRYCLTAPNYRLKSLQNMASTSAGGITSSVLSVGSGTTSGTPTPQTMYVATKSGAPISFTGQRCTVQRPISQTPARKASIPGKASIRTASTVQNVSLNPSLIGFKNTLITKNMVSSQNTARESSKKAVKRKRKNNDNHYYKF from the coding sequence ATGGCTTTTCCCAAGAACATGCCGAAAGATGCAGAGGTAGTGGCACAAATCCTGAAGGATATGGGGGTTACAGACTATGAGCCGAGAGTTATAAATCAGTTGCTGGAGTTTGCCTTCCGATATGTGACTACAATTCTAGAGGATGCAAAAGTCTATTCAGGCCATGCTAAGAAAGCAACTGTTGATGCAGATGATGTGCGATTGGCAATCCAGTGTCAGGCTGAAAAGTCTTTTACCTCTCCTCCCCCAAGAGCTTTTTTATTGGATATTGCAAGGCAAAGAAATCAGATCCCTTTGCCATTGATCAAGCTATATTCTGGCCCTAGGTTACCACCTGATAGATACTGCTTGACTGCGCCGAACTATAGACTTAAGTCTTTACAAAATATGGCATCTACTTCTGCAGGAGGAATAACATCTTCGGTGTTAAGTGTTGGTTCAGGCACTACGTCTGGCACACCAACCCCACAAACAATGTATGTAGCAACCAAATCAGGGGCTCCAATATCCTTTACAGGGCAAAGGTGTACTGTGCAGAGGCCCATCTCACAGACCCCAGCTAGAAAAGCATCAATTCCTGGAAAAGCATCAATTCGTACAGCATCAACAGTTCAAAATGTCTCTCTCAATCCATCACTAATAGGATTCAAAAACACTCTTATTACCAAAAATATGGTGTCATCACAAAATACTGCCAGGGAATCATCAAAAAAAGCAGTGAAAAGGAAACGTAAAAATAATGACAATCACTATTACAAGTTTTAA